A genomic region of Drosophila kikkawai strain 14028-0561.14 chromosome X, DkikHiC1v2, whole genome shotgun sequence contains the following coding sequences:
- the GstT3 gene encoding glutathione S-transferase theta-1 isoform X2, whose product MSAPIRYYYDKMSQPSRALLIIFRLSNMPFEDCVVALRNGEHLTEDFKRQVNRFQRVPCIHDNGYKLAESVAILRYLSAKGKIPEHLYPKYFVDQSRVDEFLEWQHMSLRLTCAMYFRTVWLEPLLTGRTPTESKIETMRMHMERNLDVVEEVWLESSDFLTGSTLTVADIFAACEIEQTRMADYDVRIKYPKIRAWLKRVRQSCNPHYDVAHEFVYNISGTGPQAKL is encoded by the exons ATGTCCGCGCCCATACGCTACTACTACGACAAGATGTCACAGCCCTCGCGGGCATTACTCATTATCTTTCGGCTGAGCAATATGCCCTTTGAAGACTGTGTGGTGGCTCTGAGGAATG GTGAACACTTGACCGAGGACTTTAAGCGACAGGTGAATCGCTTCCAGCGTGTGCCCTGCATCCATGACAATGGCTACAAGCTGGCCGAGAGCGTGGCCATTCTGCGCTATCTCAGTGCCAAGGGTAAAATTCCAGAGCATCTGTATCCCAAGTATTTTGTGGACCAGAGTCGCGTGGACGAGTTCCTCGAGTGGCAGCACATGTCCCTCCGCCTGACCTGCGCCATGTACTTCCGGACTGTGTGGCTGGAGCCGCTGCTTACGGGACGCACACCCACAGAGTCCAAGATCGAGACAATGCGCATGCATATGGAGCGCAATCTGGATGTGGTGGAGGAGGTGTGGCTGGAGAGTAGCGATTTCCTTACAGGATCCACGCTCACCGTGGCGGACATTTTTGCAGCCTGTGAAATTGAACAGACGC GCATGGCTGACTACGATGTGAGGATCAAGTACCCCAAGATCCGGGCCTGGCTGAAGCGCGTGCGCCAGAGCTGCAATCCGCACTATGATGTGGCCCACGAGTTTGTCTACAATATCTCGGGAACGGGGCCCCAGGCGAAGCtgtaa